tttttgcaaaaaatatgttgtgattttgtgctcaatgtgcggccaaactattttgacatgagagagtttcacggtagaggtggtggctctatgCAAGATAGACCCGGAGCTCGTAGGCGATTAGCcatggagagtcgccgccccctagcacccaaacccaaggtgcatcaggctatccaattagagctaaaagagtcgatggagctacagactcttcaggcggccacatcattgactggtgccatcatccagcatgggacatcattagcacaccctattgtattggatgatgagccgttagagggtgatagagagcccatcgagcatatgtgtgtcagtttctcggggatatgcttggggataaATGATGCAACcaatgcagatggatactcatatcatctatgcatgatttgtggttgtagatgttaggctcacacagttgaggatgtcacactgatagatgagttgatggacatggtgttttcccatgagccatagacacaagtgtgttgatttgaattcataacattttatttatcagtcactttaaatttgtaattacataaatgaattttcatttatacattgatttaaattgagacaaataatatgcatttcaggatgcagcagcggtatcccatatgcctcccccagttaccatagctgcaacttcgatgcctgaggtataaattttgtaacatgttaaaatagaatagtacactttgaattcaaaaaaatacaagatatactaactatctttaatgcttggtccaatttttggtttgcaggtgttgacaggggatgaaatgtcccagattgatgacatcatgctctcagcaatcaattttggcctacaaggctatacagtatcatattttctacaactctttttatgtattattttgatggaatatgcaagtcatttcattttagatttttaaaattatgtttaatttattatctgtactaatatctcatgttaattttgtgtttttagggtaccccctccgcatctagggctcgtccaAAGAAAAAGAATTCattgaagatgccaaaatgtgtgaagaaggtaattgaacacatttttagttgtacaattgtttgaaaatgttgaaatcaagtattagttggggtttgtagattgaatagtgttttttgtctattttacatgtacagtggccattgagctttatggatatgttgaatgcacttgattcactcgtggatcaagagagggcggaggtatgtatctctactttattttcttgatttcatgattatatgcacttgtacatgtgaacttgtgatatattataatcttataattttttcatacaggaaatatccatacctatttcatcaatggagaaccctcctccttgcactggagaagcatcttaggatccggtacacttttgtttgatatgtaaaattaattgttttcaaccttcaatacttatcattatattaattgtatttaatctttgtacattttttgtataggtaatagcatcagtttctacatcaatggtgagccatccttagtccattggagaagcatctcaggcacaggtacatcattgttctctatattatagcttttaagtgtttttgatatattctttgttagtacattgtattaattgtacatttaatctacaatagactccttcacgGTACAACCATAAcatggatcaatttaagtatgtcttcaagaaaaatcctaagagtgacaaggagaggagagcgaagacattagctcctagatcagctaacaaggtaatctatatttcaattgcaaaggaattaaagttaaatgcatagttatgatgttaattgtgaactattttctacaaaagaattctaacttggcttttgaattgtggttttgtagccatctacaaagccgcgtactgcaccgaagaggcttgattttgatgatccaccaaaagtttaggatcatatagtgttagttttggtcatagaatgaccaatacatgtagacatattctacatttttattgtatatcaatttggacatggcatatgccacatttttgtaatacttgtattgacttggcagacatgactttttatatatatataaatatcaatattcgatccaataaatgtgtaatgagttcattattttgtatttgttgtattttgtggttgtccttttttaaatttaaaagaatatttgcatatgtaataaaaaatatgaatataaacaacaaaaatatatgatataaagcattgcaatcatggaatatgatttgataaaatttctaaaatgttgaattaaccctacaaaactccttgtattcagttcattattgtgtatttgctgtatttggtggctgcccttttataaatttaaatgaatatttggatatgtaattaacaatatgaatataaacaacaatgtgtttggtgcgagagcaccctaacgctcagaatggtcaaattttgttcctcatatacacaaaccgacatcacgagcacatctgggtgggtaggtttacgctaggcatggccctattGTGCATcacaaagcaccagaacgtcgagagtcataccctaccagtgcgttctctcaagtgccctgagtccaaaaaattgtcaaaatttgacagactgtttcttccaatgcacgacacatacggtcgatctatttgatcttgtggggtcacatgaggctcctctacaatggtctatctcagtttttgatgactaagagccattttcaattagtagaattttttcgcctactcaaaaaactgtcagtgcttgcaaggaaaagttgtaagattggctagaattgattttgttccttgtgtgcacaaactgacatcatgagcacGCCCGAGTGGGTAGATTTACACTAGGAAtggccctattgtgcatcccaaagcaccagaacatcgagagtcataccctacctgtgcgatctctcaagtgccctgagtccaaaaaattctcaaaatttgacagactgtttcttccaatccacaacacatacggttgatctatttgatcttgtggggtcgtgtgaggctcctctacaatagcctatctcggtTTTAGATGAcacgaagccattttcaattagtagcatttttttgcctgctcaaaaaaccatcagttgcttgcaaggaaaagttgcaagattggctagaatttattttgttcctcgtgtgcacaaaccgacatcgcgagcacaTCCAAGTCAgtatttttacactaggcatggccctatcatgcatcccaaagcactagaacatcaagagtcataccctaccagtgcgatctctcaagtgccctgagtctaaaaaattgtcaaaatttgacagactgtttcttccaatacacgacacatacggtcaatctatctgatcccatggggtcgcatgaggctcctctacaatgtcctatctcagtttttgatgacttggagccattttcaattagtagcattttttgcctgctcaaaaaatcgtcagttgcttacAAGGAAAAGTTACaatattggctagaattgattttgttcctcgtgtgaaCAAACTGACATtgcgagcatgtctaggtgggtaggtttatgctaggcatggccctgttgtgcatcccaaagcactagaatgtcgagagtcataccttaccgatgcaatgtagaagttgcttgacaacttttttgacaatttttttgacaacaatgacaatttttgctcaaattgtatctagtctcaatctatgacccctatgacccgataatgactcaaataattatccatgattatacaagaatcaagaatgctcatgattgactagggacacatcacatatactcaaaacatagtcacaaaacattaacacacaaaatagtcacaaaacattgtcacatattattcataaatttgtctctaaatatggtcaaatcagctcttggctatttgattatacaaaaaattgtcttacaaataatctcacaggcttttatacaaaatttggcattacaatatatgtgattcagctcatcgccattttaatatacaaatcatatcatgggcttttatacaaaatttggcattacaatatgtgtgatttagctcatcaccattttaatatacaaaatttgggatatacatatgtacaaatcagctcattgccaattaaatatacaaaattatgcccctaaacatgtaaaaatcagctcatgggcatttatatgtacaaaaaatgaatatagaacaattcgtcgacgatttatacaaaattctcaaaatcattctactttgaaccatagaatcaatcaagtgagccttcaagatcggctctaacccatattgtgacaagtattgcctcatggtcaaattcatgaactttccataaaatcttgttatgaggtctaccacgatacttcatcaaatgaatatatgttgcaacaacaaggttagagaaatgaagaatatgtctgtgtgtttcaacatccttgaacaaccaaacatcataattcttgatagggtatctccgaagccatgttcttgtcacgacaacaaaccctattgggtactcaataccctctccatcaatgattgtggttgtcaattttcttttaggctcaacacaatgacacaaatagtaatttgttccttcttcattgttctcttttgcaagaactgcatacacatgacctgcattttataaaatgttaattaataccaaaaaataAAGTAtggtgtacaacaaaatgaaccaaaaggaATTCTTGCAAAaacattaactcaaaaaatcacctgaatccactaggtcggatacatggtcaaaatccactgatgtctccatctggctcaattatagtgctttgggaatttgatatgaatcaatgggaaccaacggtctacaagaccatttgtcaacccactcttctgattcacattcttcccacaaacaatacatgaatGAAGAGCATAAACATACCAtgtgtctcatataaattaccagtgaacttgaatttgaactcataaatgagtgcatatcactcgatcctgcaactgtacaacaatctagatagttttcaatgttagattcagtaatcaaccaaaaatatctatgaaccaatgatgtATCTGGATTAcgtggacccatcatagacttacaccatcgcacaattgtttctgcatctaccaactcagcaccaccttcgtacttcaattcttccctggctagggctctttttgcacatgctcctgcaccatcatgctctcccttaccatgtccaaccttagtgaaattccaaaaatgttgtacatcgcttttcacatgcatccttgtcagccaataaaacatccttgcattcttgaattgtgcggtgcaattatctgaccatattaagtgtcagttgtatcgtatgttcctttcccttaaactatcatacaaaactttaaagcatccttgtacaaactttgatgaatgagtacgatcatcacttatgtagaagtgatactctcttacaacctttctatcctcctttgtgctatcatctgcatgcatgaatgctatgtgtacaaaaatagacacttgtgtagagtgataatacatggattgcacttcattttgaggttgtagtgtacaatttttagtgaaatcaatgatagagacaatggtgccaagataAAATGTgcccttacacaacttgaattgctcatctaaccatcgagctctatgtgtatacattatgtactcataaactagtttctctttaaacATTTTTGTAAATTGctctacacatatatcatttttcactagctcacatctcttcaagtcttttccatctttaactccatatgtaaCTATCTTGTATTtttcgaaagaaactagtttcgtaccaatttcatgtgtgctctccaatgtatgcatcttggtaaacgttgcaaaccaccacatatagcacaNNNNNNNNNNNNNNNNNNNNNNNNNNNNNNNNNNNNNNNNNNNNNNNNNNNNNNNNNNNNNNNNNNNNNNNNNNNNNNNNNNNNNNNNNNNNNNNNNNNNNNNNNNNNNNNNNNNNNNNNNNNNNNNNNNNNNNNNNNNNNNNNNNNNNNNNNNNNNNNNNNNNNNNNNNNNNNNNNNNNNNNNNNNNNNNNNNNNNNNNNNNNNNNNNNNNNNNNNNNNNNNNNNNNNNNNNNNNNNNNNNNNNNNNNNNNNNNNNNNNNNNNNNNNNNNNNNNNNNNNNNNNNNNNNNNNNNNNNNNNNNNNNNNNNNNNNNNNNNNNNNNNNNNNNNNNNNNNNNNNNNNNNNNNNNNNNNNNNNNNNNNNNNNNNNNNNNNNNNNNNNNNNNNNNNNNNNNNNNNNNNNNNNNNNNNNNNNNNNNNNNNNNNNNNNNNNNNNNNNNNNNNNNNNNNNNNNNNNNNNNNNNNNNNNNNNNNNNNNNNNNNNNNNNNNNNNNNNNNNNaaacaatatgacctctaatgacctctaatgacacctctactttctttaggtgataggcgttgtgtaacaacgtgggaactctcgcatacccaccactatcattctacaggacatcatttgtgttactctccctctttctcttcgtacctattgttttcttctgaaacatattgcaggtagagagagagagagagagagagagagagatgtgggagGGAaggcagagagagggagagaggtagagggatggagagggagagagaagagggagggTGAAAGAgaagatggggtatggaggaagggagagagagagaaagagagagagagagttttgtGAACCCTAAAAATGGTTGTTAAGCCACTAGGTAATTAAATCTACCTATCTTTccgccaaaggatttgtcaaaatactaaatctaactatgaattttttgatgcgcatgtcagacactatgttatgtttttcagaaaaaaacacGGTCAGGTttttgtgcacgaaggatttgaccccccttaatcttatccaattttgaaaaacttcagtagtttggaaactagattcagagtactacaatattagttctttgattatcttcatatctttagtggatgactttcaaattttgcctctaagttcaggttcacctgatttcagaaaaaaagtgtccacttatacccccctttttgaccaccatctttgtgcacttacctagtaattttgttgttttgaagtctgaagatgtggtgggtgccctagttggtgaagagatgtgaaggaaggtatcccacagtttgaaggaagccctaactatttgtggaagacctaaggagaaagacaagaagaatgagacgcgtgataagtccaaattgaaagggagatcaaaatatcctggaaagtccaaagtcatttgctggaattgcgctAAACcaagtcacatccgtaaggactacaaagaagaaaagaagaaggaaaagaagaagattgtttctgattctgagtctaacaaggaagatggtgatgcatttattgtagtCTTGGTGaatcatgtaggtaatgatgcctggttaattgactcaggtgcatcttttcatacgactgccaatagagattggttttctaaatatgaataatttaatggaggtcaggtgtacttgggttatgatttacatttagacattgttggttgaggtaaagttagaattggGTTTTATGATGGTAGactaaaaaggattaatggtgtgttgcatatccctagttttaaacaaaatttgttatctgtgagcaaaatGATAGAtacaggtgtgcaggtagtctttttataaagcaggatgtaagattattaagggtgctatgggaattgctagaggtgttaggttcaacactttgtataacctagatgcatacactgttgagtgtaataacagttctataaaaagtaaatttgaggaagatttgagggtttcaccttctgCAGATGGAAAcaacttttgggtacctaagggttctctttcttctaaagcgaagttacctgcaaagaagactatgttatggtaccataggcttggccacattggagaaaagggtctacggaccttgaaaaataaaaaccttattgaagggttgaatgattgtaatcttgactttgatttctgtgagcattgtatttatggaaaacaaaatcgcATTCATTTTTACTTgggttctcataaaacttgtggtgttttcgATCTTagtcattttgatgtgtttggtcctgtagatgttccttcgattgaaaaatccacatatgtgtgtgtgtgaaatttggggaacctgCAAGGGCACAAATGCTTCAATaaaccagtgactagactacactcaaacagaggatttttaaatgcatgcaactaggcgaatgcaaaattaataattaaatgcaagattgaacgcaagattaattgattaagccaaatgagattatcaagctaaatgatcaaagctctaaatgaaggtaatctagattatatgcaagaaattgaatctatataagagaaatgaatctaagttgctaatgaactagaaatctaaatgaaaactaagttgattgatgaattaactatgcaaagcttcttcaaaatttcctctataacccgcaacacaatattagcataataacgaTGTAAAATTCTCAGATGctgattgaagaatgagagcccgaatttataaccaaatcaagagggagaccaaaggtcaGCATTGATCTTTAATGAACAGTCGAGATCGATtcgaaggaagcacaatccaggtgaaatgatttgattggacaatttaattccattttggagagataagattgagttaaACAAATCTAgagttaaaattgatttttttcaacAAGGGTTAAAATGCCACAAAGGTTGTCATATAGACATTTTGAGACAAAAGTGTTTCAACTAGAACATTTTTCCTCAAAAATATTTTGGACAAAACAATCTTTGTGAATTCAATCTTATCTATGTTTTAAAATGAGAATATAGAAAACTTATTGTTTCATGTTATAgagttttgtcaaaaaaaaattatgtcatgtaGTTTAGGTGAAACCATTTCACCTAATACTACTTTGTTGAATAAAATTGTGATATGATATTGAATCTTTATCCGTCATCTATTCATAGTGGTgtaatgaaaaaatataattttgtgGAGGACCTTAGAATGAATGAAAAAAATTCAATTACCTTGGTGAAAGCTAGAAGCAAACCTAAGATTGATCTCTCATGTTGCTTAGAAACTTTAGATCTAGAAGATTTGATTAACTAGATCAATGATTTGAAGAGACATAATAACACATCTAACAAACATGCACAAGGCTAGCTCATAATGACTAATAAATGAGGCTaggatctaagaacataaatttgAAGTTTAAAATGTTAGGTTCATTCCAATAGACGATATGATCAATCTTGAATACGAATGAAAAAAAAACTCACATAGTGAAATGATAATCTCAATACATGGAGTGAATGTCTAGATGTACGTTGAAATTGATtgtaatatattataaatttaaataatgaatgtaTGTGAATATAGTTTAAATGGGGATACATAAGTTTCCATACACAACTTTtaaaaaaatgcaaatgaatttgCCTTTAAATACAAGAACATAACTATAAATCATCTAAACATGTGTTTAATTAGCTTTGATAAATAACAAATGATTATGAGTaaactaaaatttgaatttgagttttaaAATTGTAGGAATCAGATATAAAGACACATAATTAATTTTATGCATGTCAAAATGACTTAGGCCACAAGAATTGTAAAATGAAGGTATTAATGAATTAGTGCATGGGTAAACCTAATAGATGTATGATAAGACTGAACATCTACATAAATTGGTAGACCAATGAGAAATCTTCCAGTTCACCAGATATTTAAATTCTTGCACTGATTTGAATTATTATGAACATATTTGAAATGTATAAGAGTATTTAAACGCTAAGAAATCTTATTGCATTTGTTGTTTAACAAGCTTTCAAAAAATAGTAAAGTGCCCTAGTCGTTGAACTCAAACTTTCTTTATAGTATAAGATTGAATATTTTTACAAGGTTTTGTATAATTGAACTGTATGACATGCTAAACGGTACAAGAAAATTCCACTGGAACATGGAATGCCATGCGAGAGCTTCCAATACTGGAGCTTGTGCTTGAATAGAAATAGATATTAAGGTGTTTATACAAGCGGTCCACCCTTGACGTATTCAGTGAAAGCCAATGCGAGGAGGCCGAGCATAGCAAAGCGCCCATTCCACATTTCTGCTGTGGATGAAAATATTGGCTGCGACGTGCTCTCCCTCGATATTCCATTGAACAGGGGCACCAGTGTCCCCACCGTCATTAATCCTGCAGTTAACGCAAACCACGACAGTCCTCCACTATTCAATTGCGACAGCAAATCTCTTCCGCTGGCCACCTCCACTGCAATGGCAGACACGAACCCCAACATAGCCGCCCTTCCATTGATGATCTCCGGCGCAGGCCCTGAGAACGCAAACAGGTCGCCAAATTTCGTGCTCACCTGGATTCCATATTTCCTATATCAGATAAATTGTCCACATTATATAAATAAACTATAAATTGGGCATCTAGAGCGTTTCTTACCTTGGTAGAGCTTGAAGCAGAAACGCCTTCAGTAGAGGACGTTTCCTTTGGATCCTGATCCACGTAGCAAAATAAAACGCATTAGCCAAAGCTTTTTAAGAATAAAGAGCAAAATAGCTAAACGAACAACAGCAAAATAGCAAACCTTTGCAGCCATGCACTTGACTTTGAGGCTACTGTTGGGCAATCTACTGATATGACCCACACTATTCGTTTTGACTGCCCCGCAGTTAAGGGCTCCGGGtgctttcatcatcattgaagccATCGATGAGTGCTAAGAAAAGATGAATTCTGTGCGAGTACTTTCCTTTCGAGTTGCTTAAGAATGATTGATACTTAGAATATCTCCTTGAGGACTCGTTGTTGGTTTTATAGCTTGGGAAGGATCGAATTTGGTGGTGTAAAATGGACCGAATCAGGGAAGCGAATGACGTGAGTTTTCAAACGTGGCTTGTAAATATCCCGCAAATTTGTTTAGATGAAGTTTCCACACATTACTCTCAACATTAGATTTTGGGATTTTATGGATGATCTTTACATTATGCTTACACACtcaacatttcattctacattgtggttattttatttattgcattccCATAGATCTGTCTTATtaccttttatttatgcatgccttacaaatTTAAATTATTCTACTCTTGCTTTCATTTGATCACCCCATCTTATATTATTGCAAGTACTTTTATGTTGTATATGGGAATATGTATTCTATAGAGGGTTGATTCAACATAGGTTTGATATTTTAGTATTTTGTGTTGCTATTGTGAAATTTTGTCAAGTTTGattaaaatatacattttttcATAGTAACATAGATGTGAACCATAACAATAGATAGTTAACATTTAAGATAATATATCTAAAGAAAAAAGAGTCTTATTAGTTTTAaaccaatgaattttttttttaacacgAAGCACAACATTCTCAAGGTAAATCGATTATTGATATCAATAATAATATTCCatcaataatttttaatttaactatcatattctatcatttcaattttTATGGTTATTTCTATATATGAAAATGATTAGGCTCATTTCATTTTTGAATCTTAATTAtttctttaataattttatttattctcATAGTCCTACATATTTTAAGGAAAACATTTATGTTCTTTACATCTTTGTGAACCTGACTTATcttacactcatttagggtttagcCTTAGAGTTGAAAACTTCTACAATAGAGTTTCATATTTTTCTTTACTATCTATCCTTTGTTTGAAACCTAAATAAGGTTTTGATACACCCTATATTGAtgtatgatttatttatttgtattagaTTTTAGAGTTTTATAGTATGTTCTCTCCATCTTACCCTATCATCCTTTGGTTACGCATTATGGTTACATCATTGACTACATTCTCATAgacctttatttttatcttctaTTCATACTTGTATTACCAATTTTAATTTCTTCATACAATCTATTTGACTTTAGCTCCCACTTGCTAGGTTCTATGTATTTTTATTTGatggatgagaatgtcatctatgtaggtcttatttcatcatttttttaaatttttcttcctTCATGGTAGTTCCTATCAACTATCCTTATATTTTGGATAATTAGTTCACTTGTCCATTAGATTCATTTTGTTACTCCACACATGTCTAATGATAGTTATCAAATGCATGAACATGATGATATTTTTCCTTTGAGCACTCTAACTTCCCATGCTTTAACTTATGATAATGACGAGATAACCCTATATTCTAATTATCTATCTAGGGATGTTGTTTTATATGATAATGTTACACCTTCCTTAGTCCTTGTTGCAATTATTATACCTTTTGATAATACTAATTCTTCATGTAATAATGATATAAATTGTTTGGATATCATTTACATGTGTCGTGATATATATCCTTTTTCACTTGCTAGTTTTCTTATTTACAATCTTCTTAATTCATAGTTGATtggattaatattttttatttttcttaacatATTCAATTTATTCATTGATTTATCACTATAATTTAAAGAATTATTTTTCAGTTTATTATTGTATCTTATTTTCTATTTGTTAACAAGTTCATTAACTCTTTTACTTTTTTTCTTAAATTTAATAGgagattaaaatttaatattatgaatgtagttgTATTCTTGTTTAGGCTCATGTAGTTTTATAATTCAACATTGAAGTTAGGTTTTGGTATCTGTAGTTTAGCATTTTCTAAATTTGactattataattaattaatctaggagTAATAACAATAAGAtaatccaaatggtgaacaaagcAATATTCAATATCTTGCAAGGATAGGAATGATGAAGGTGAAGGCGAGAATGATGTTGAAAGACCTACCTAAGGTAGGTAATGACAACAGGTCTGGAGCAATCCTTGGTGATGGTGAGGATGAAGGCGGTGAAGAGGATGGAGATGAAGATATCCTACTTTGGGATCTTCAAGAACCGTGTTTGTGGATTATGGGTGATAGAAGGTACGAGAGAGGAGGTAGCCAGTCCTATTACATAATATATCCTTGGCCATTCCTCAACTAGTTTCCCTAAAGGCATAGAGGTTGGTTCTTCTTCCCTTTAGTCTTTCTCTGAAGCTTGCTTGAATAGTTTGAGGGTAGCTTGCAGAGCCTctagttttcctttctatggtaGTCATGGTCTTTGTTTTGGGGACTCCAGTTTGGGTGGAGTTAGGGGTGCTATATATGTAGATATGCCTTGGGATTTTGATCCTAATGATGATTTTTTGGGAAAATTAGCTAGATTCTTGGTTTCTTGGTGCTAGATCTACCCTTGAGATTATATAGGGTTTTCTCGGTGACAATCtccaatctattttttttttgtgtataggATTCCTCTCTCCCCTTGTTGCCCCTAGTGCATCTCTACTACCTATGTGTGAGGGTGGCTCACATGTCCATCCTACAGTTCCTCCTCTTGAAATTTTGCCCCTTATTTCCTCTCAGATTATGTTGGAGGTTGATTATGGGTCCCCTTTGATTGGGCCCGCTTTTATAATGTTCAATTTTAAAGATGTTACTTGCTCCCACATCCTTTCTCAAGAGACTCTTTCTATTGGATCTTCCCCTCCTTACAATATGGACACTATTGTTCCTAGAGTGTGGATCCATTAGCACCCCAAtgccctattttttctatccc
This genomic stretch from Cryptomeria japonica chromosome 8, Sugi_1.0, whole genome shotgun sequence harbors:
- the LOC131058832 gene encoding early light-induced protein 1, chloroplastic-like, whose protein sequence is MASMMMKAPGALNCGAVKTNSVGHISRLPNSSLKVKCMAAKDPKETSSTEGVSASSSTKVSTKFGDLFAFSGPAPEIINGRAAMLGFVSAIAVEVASGRDLLSQLNSGGLSWFALTAGLMTVGTLVPLFNGISRESTSQPIFSSTAEMWNGRFAMLGLLALAFTEYVKGGPLV